A window of the Plasmodium vinckei vinckei genome assembly, chromosome: PVVCY_08 genome harbors these coding sequences:
- a CDS encoding perforin-like protein 1 sporozoite micronemal protein essential for cell traversal: MKKRNIKKSFPVLFILLCIYQQYFINSLRISVRNNKNHRDENNENKFNRNMELETMGEPINVLCNGILCNSGNNISFVNQIKNKKDGDSDLYDMFDDDASTSAGDSDDDEDDYDDSTDDKNAEIKDEDQNAQIDKSDQKKDKKGTFSIKKQEDEINENKNKTEKFFKKYKFNDVDNEEDDDESDTTDEILDSSTSNSPGEDKTSEDVIDKHMAVFPGLYFVGIGYDILFGNPLGETDSLSDPGYRAQIYLLNWEFSNHGIANDLHTLQPINAWIRKENACSRVESINECSSVSEYTKNLSADVSVSGSYMGFGSFSASTGYKKFINEVSKRTSRTYFIKSNCIKYTIGLPPYVPWEQTTAYMNAVDILPKEFTGLNEDSECAPDVYEQKKMTRQCKNVQHWIQFFKTYGTHIIVEAQLGGKITKIINVSNTSVNQMKKDGVSVKAQIQAQFGFASVGGSTSVSSDNSSKNDNSSYDMNEKLVVIGGNPIKDVTKEENLYEWSKTVSSNPMPIHIKLLPIYKSFDSEELKESYEKAVLYYTRLYGSSPHGTIQKDENDIIKILTTSTTITKIGAPPITAECPHNQVVLFGYVLKQNFWDNTSKLKGYDIEICESGLNSCTSKQGSTNKYDVSYLYIECGTQAMAFAEQVITTSNTTYNTIKCPNDYTIIFGFGFSSSSGKGVSAMHTHITSCRPGMKSCSLNMGNSNDKNYMYLVCVDATIWSGINDLSIVAKDDFHGAVDKSKQFNDGQLVLSCQDNGTILTGFAGETHTSSPYVKSPFSKCLKNLKSCSVHGSGQSIGYTNYKSLFSIILCKNSE; the protein is encoded by the exons atgaaaaaacgaaatataaaaaagtcATTCcctgttttatttattttattatgtatatatcaGCAATACTTTATAAATTCCCTGCGTATCTCGGTTCGCAATAACAAGAACCATAgagatgaaaataatgaaaataaatttaatagaaATATGGAATTAGAGACCATGGGAGAACCTATTAATGTTTTATGCAATGGCATACTATGTAATTCTGGAAATAACATTTCATTTGttaatcaaataaaaaacaaaaaagatGGTGATAGCGATTTATATGATATGTTTGACGATGATGCATCTACTTCTGCAG gTGATTCTGATGATGATGAAGATGATTATGACGATTCTAcagatgataaaaatgctgaaataaaagatgaaGACCAAAATGCACAGATAGATAAATCTGATCAAA agAAAGATAAGAAAGGGACATTTAGCATTAAAAAACAGgaagatgaaataaatgaaaataaaaataaaacagagaaattttttaaaaaatataaatttaacgATGTAGATAACGAAGAAGATGATGATGAATCAGATACAACTGATGAAATTCTTGACAGCTCTACTTCAAATAGCCCTGGAGAAGACAAAACGTCAGAAGATGTAATTGACAAGCATATGGCTGTATTCCCTggattatattttgtaggTATAGGATATGATATTCTTTTTGGAAATCCATTAGGAGAAACAGATTCATTATCTGACCCAGGATACAGGGctcaaatttatttgttaaatTGGGAATTTAGTAATCATGGAATTGCAAATGATTTGCATACATTACAACCAATAAATGCATGGATAAGGAAAGAAAATGCATGCAGCAGAGTTGAATcg ATAAACGAATGCTCTAGTGTCTCagaatatacaaaaaatttgtCGGCAGATGTGAGCGTATCTGGAAGTTACATGGGATTTGGATCTTTTTCAGCATCAActggatataaaaaatttattaatgagGTTTCTAAAAGAACATCAagaacatattttataaagtCAAACTGTATAAAATACACAATTGGTTTACCACCTTATGTTCCttg GGAACAAACAACGGCCTATATGAATGCAGTAGATATTCTTCCAAAGGAATTCACCGGATTGAATGAAGATAGTGAGTGTGCACCAGATGtatatgaacaaaaaaagatgACTAGGCAATGCAAAAATGTGCAACATTGgattcaattttttaaaacatatgGTACACATATAATCGTTGAGGCACAATTAG GTGgtaaaataacaaaaattataaatgtatCTAATACATCAGTAaatcaaatgaaaaaagatGGAGTAAGTGTAAAAGCACAAATTCAAGCCCAATTTGGTTTTGCAAGCGTAGGAGGCTCTACATCTGTAAGTTCAGATAATTcatcaaaaaatgataacaGTTCATATGACatgaatgaaaaattagTTGTTATTGGAGGAAATCCAATTAAAGATGTAACAAAGgaagaaaatttatatgaatgGTCAAAAACAGTTTCGTCAAACCCCATGCCAATACacataaaattattgccaatttataaaagtttTGATTCTgaagaattaaaagaatCATATGAAAAAGCAGTTTTGTATTATACTAGATTATATGGTTCATCTCCTCATGGAACTATAcaaaaagatgaaaatgacataattaaaata ctaACCACGTCAACTACAATTACTAAAATCGGTGCCCCCCCTATAACCGCAGAATGCCCACACAACCAAGTTGTTTTATTCGGATATgtattaaaacaaaactTTTGGGATAATACATCAAAACTAAAAGGTTATGACATAGAAATATGTGAATCTGGTTTAAATAGTTGTACATCGAAACAAGGAAGCACAAACAAATATGATGTATCTTATCTTTATATTGAATGTGGAACACAAGCTATGGCGTTTGCAGAACAAGTAATAACTACCAGTAATACAACCTATAATACGATAAAATGTCCCAATGATTATACGATTATATTCGGATTTGGATTTTCATCTTCATCTGGGAAAGGAGTTTCAGCTATGCACACCCACATTACATCATGTAGACCAG GTATGAAAAGTTGTTCGCTAAATATGGGAAACTCAAATGACAAGAATTACATGTACCTCGTTTGTGTTGATGCAACAATATGGTCAGGTATAAATGATCTGTCCATTGTAGCAAAAGATGATTTCCATGGTGCAGTTGATAAATCAAAACAATTTAATGACGGGCAATTAGTTCTAAGTTGCCAAGATAATGGTACGATATTAACTGGATTTGCAGGAGAAACACATACATCTAGCCCATATGTGAAATCACCATTTTCAAAATGTTTAAAGAATTTAAAATCATGTTCAGTACATGGTTCAGGTCAATCAATAGGATATACCAATTataaatcattattttctattattctttgtaaaaatagtgAATAA
- a CDS encoding tRNA N6-adenosine threonylcarbamoyltransferase, putative, translating into MKLRVSTCIVFFLLFFIPCLFNSYKIDSIKVKNLYFSDTLKGTVNKINKHFTNNNNDYDVCKYNKIPKILIDRDEIKNSNKDSGYIVGIENTCDDTCVCIIDSQLRIIKNFIISHYKVVHKYGGVYPFFISSINSVFLKHYVNKILEGIDASKIKCFGFSVCPGISQSMDTARNYIGDFKKRHKHIKASSINHVYAHVLSPLFFSFYNDENTFTNNYEYKNESTHNDDPTDHINMNLSDTIKKDKTQMDKINSVLKVLNNNDVTKTKLKTITTEDFLNYGSYILKKKKIDDNNTKLDETKNNINKIEENTNMEKIPLSYIKNGYICVLVSGGSTQVYRVQKDKQNDINVCKISQTVDISIGDIIDKVARLLNLPVGLGGGPFLEQESEKYIKTLNSQKINEDVSFDLFEPFPVPFAPNNKINFSFSGILNYLSKIIKDLKKDKNFENEKSKYAYYCQKYIFKHLLDQLNKIMYFSELHFNIKNLFIVGGVGCNKFLFESLKNLALNRNKIENQLKEYIKLKKRLKKKIKKIENSNFLTKKNLTPNDINDEIELRSSFAWNFYLKNLLKKKTANDILLALKAFDFDSFTKLKEKGSFLLQDQFFTSSVTKPWNVYRTPINLSRDNAAMICFNTLLNMHNKINLHEDISEIKIKPTIKTQLQNNFVLLSDIIVFDVFLDHFDHNLA; encoded by the exons ATGAAATTAAGAGTATCAACatgtattgttttttttttgttgttttttattccaTGCTTATTCAATTCATACAAAATAGATAGTATAAAAGTTaagaatttatattttagtGATACTTTAAAAGGAAcagtaaataaaattaacaagcattttacaaataacaataatgatTATGATGTTTGTAAATACAACAAAATtccaaaaatattaatagatagagatgaaattaaaaatagcaATAAAGATTCAGGATATATTGTTGGGATAGAAAATACTTGTGATGATACATGTGTCTGTATAATCGATTCGCAACTTCGAATAATCAAAAACTTTATTATATCCCATTATAAAGTAGTTCACAAATATGGGGGGGTATAccccttttttattagctCCATTAACAGTGTATTTTTAAAGCATTATGTGAACAAAATACTCGAAGGAATCG ATGcatcaaaaattaaatgctTCGGATTCAGCGTGTGCCCTGGTATATCTCAGAGCATGGATACAGCTAGAAATTATATAGGAGATTTCAAAAAAAGacataaacatataaaagCTAGCTCAATAAATCATGTATATGCTCATGTTTTGTCGCCATTATTTTTCAGCTTTTATAACGACGAAAATACATTTACAAATAACTATgagtataaaaatgaaagtaCACATAATGATGACCCTACAGAtcatattaatatgaatCTATCTGATACtataaaaaaggataaAACACAAAtggataaaataaattcggttttaaaagttttaaataataacgatgtaacaaaaacaaaattaaaaacgaTAACTACAGAAgactttttaaattatggttcatatattttaaaaaaaaaaaaaattgatgaTAACAATACTAAATTAgatgaaacaaaaaataatataaataaaatagaggaaaatactaatatggaaaaaataccattaagttatataaaaaatggatatatttGTGTTTTAGTTTCTGGTGGAAGTACACAAGTTTATAGAGTCCAAAAagataaacaaaatgatattaaTGTGTGTAAAATATCGCAGACAGTTGATATATCTATTGGTGATATAATTGATAAAGTTGCTAGGCTTCTTAATCTTCCTGTTGGTTTAGGAGGAGGGCCATTTCTTGAACAAGAATccgaaaaatatattaaaacattGAATAgccaaaaaattaatgaagaCGTATCATTCGATCTTTTTGAGCCATTTCCCGTCCCATTCGCTcccaataataaaattaatttttc aTTTTCAGGAATTTTAAACTACCttagtaaaataataaaagatcTAAAAAAAGACAAGAATTTCGAAAAcgaaaaaagtaaatatgcatattattgccaaaaatatatattcaagCATTTATTAGATCAgcttaataaaattatgtatttttcagaacttcattttaatataaaaaacttATTCATAGTAGGAGGTGTTGgatgtaataaatttttgtttgaaagtttaaaaaatttggcattaaatagaaataaaatagaaaatcaattaaaagaatatattaaattaaaaaaaagattaaaaaaaaaaattaaaaaaattgaaaatagtaattttttaacaaaaaaaaatctaacaccaaatgatataaatgatgaaatTGAATTGCGTTCGTCTTTTGCTtggaatttttatttaaaaaatcttttaaaaaaaaaaacagcaaatgatattttattagcCTTAAAAGCCTTTGATTTTGATTCCTTTACAAAACTCAAAGAGAAAGGttcctttttattacaaGATCAGTTTTTCACGTCTTCAGTAACAA AACCATGGAATGTGTATAGAACCCCCATAAATCTTAGCCGGGATAATGCAGCAATGATCTGCTTTAACACACTGTTAAATATGCACAACAAAAT aaaCCTACACGAAGATATTTCTGAGATTAAAATTAAGCCGACTATAAAAACCCAGCTTCAAAACAATTTCGTTCTGTTATCCgatataattgtttttgATGTATTTTTAGATCATTTTGATCATAATTTGGCATAA
- a CDS encoding U4/U6 small nuclear ribonucleoprotein PRP31, putative, giving the protein MATLADTLLKDLEDLEEEEEDDFNNNNDGIKKINFEEQYAEEDDYEEIVDAIEEFLNDKKKKCERKISELLYDDDFLKTMDHIKNYIIEEEAEKLKNEEGTKETEEDEDENENNIKRKKAKHSHEDENPLDDNNQNDEEVLIEKCIELIIKIDTEILNIHKYLKDIYSTKFPELDSIVYTPLEYISVVSRIKNESDIKNIDFSDILPNTTVMAIVVASSMTTGIKLPDHLLKSCMSFCDEALELNENRQKILIYLENKMFLLAPNLTMLLGSALTARLISCLGSLKNLSVTSSQNLIVVGNSKKSTLGLSNVNKTFGVGILSTSEIVQSVPDAYKKKAISLLAGKCSLASRIDYFKKYREGQYGLLLREYVINHLIKLQEPPPMKQKKILPIPDEKKGRKRGGKRYRKLKEKTEITELRKQINRLPFGPNTNEDFYTFTDQNTALLNSNITKLKYQTKQKTNIPKKKIASAQSSGATGGLSSSLIFTPLHGIELFNPSINKTTSDSRENKYFSSLSQFRKV; this is encoded by the exons atg GCAACATTGGCAGATACTCTTTTGAAAGATCTTGAGGATTTAGAAGAAGAGGAAGAAGATGAttttaacaataataatgatggaataaaaaaaataaatttcgAAGAACAATATGCGGAAGAAGATGATTACGAAGAAATCGTTGATGCCATCGAAGAATTTTTAaacgataaaaaaaaaaaatgtgaacGTAAAATTTCAGAATTGCTTTATGATGACGATTTTCTAAAAACAATGGatcatattaaaaattatattattgaaGAAGAAGCtgaaaagttaaaaaatgaagaaggAACAAAGGAAACAGAAGAAGATGAAGacgaaaatgaaaataatataaaacgGAAAAAAGCAAAACATAGTCATGAGGATGAAAATCCATTGGATGATAATAACcaaaatgatgaagaagTATTGATAGAAAAATGTATTGAactaattataaaaatagatacagaaatattaaacatacataaatatttgaaagatatatattcaaCAAAATTCCCAGAATTAGATTCAATTGTATATACACCATTAGAATATATAAGTGTTGTAAGTaggataaaaaatgaaagtgatataaaaaatatcgaTTTTTCGGATATCCTTCCTAATACTACTGTTATGGCCATTGTTGTTGCATCAAGTATGACAACAGGAATCAAATTACCAGATCACTTATTGAAAAGTTGCATGTCTTTTTGTGATGAAGCATTagaattaaatgaaaatagaCAAAAGatattgatttatttagaaaataaaatgtttttattagcCCCCAATTTAACTATGTTATTAGGTAGTGCATTAACAGCTAGATTAATTAGTTGTCTTGGgtcattaaaaaatttatctgTTACATCATCTCAAAATCTTATAGTTGTTGGTAATTCGAAAAAATCAACACTCGGACTTAGTAATGTTAACAAAACTTTTGGTGTAGGAATTTTAAGTACGTCTGAAATTGTTCAAAGTGTTCCAGAcgcatataaaaaaaaagcaataAGTTTATTGGCAGGCAAATGTAGTTTAGCCTCAAGAattgattattttaaaaagtatagAGAAGGGCAATATGGATTATTATTACGTGAGTATGTTATAAATCATTTGATAAAATTGCAAGAGCCACCTCCTAtgaagcaaaaaaaaattttaccTATTcctgatgaaaaaaaaggaagaaAGCGAGGAGGGAAAAGatatagaaaattaaaagaaaaaacagAAATAACAGAATTAAGAAAGCAAATTAATAGATTGCCATTTGGTCCCAATACTAACGAAGACTTTTACACATTTACAGATCAAAATACTGCTTTATtaaattcaaatattacaaaattaaaatatcaaacaaaacaaaaaacaaatattccaaagaaaaaaattgcatCTGCCCAATCTAGTGGTGCAACTGGAGGATTGTCTTcgtctttaatttttacacCATTACATGGAATAGAATTGTTTAATCCATCGATTAATAAAACGACAAGTGATTCtagagaaaataaatatttttcaagcCTTTCTCAGTTTCGTAAGGTTTGA
- a CDS encoding protein SOF1, putative, whose product MKGQSQKAEVKVMHRNPEDYKNNTMRSNFMHVRNFDKNIHLFQREIEYKRALNATKMDKIFAKPLVKCLDGHDDSIRSICVSNKNLTDLYSGSCNGFINIWNIFDEKLMRKLKAHEGFVRGLCISHDEKYLFSCGDDKYIKQWVIDKNKNINELNEDDTTQQNLHNLDYLEEEIVPKKIYVCKSVPNSIDKHFSESLIISGSQTLDVWDYYRNNAIASFDYNSEYIYYVKFNYSQRNLVGLTLSDNSIGLVDIKSKTPIQKLFLKYRSNSLSWNNMNPKQFIVANEDSNLYTFDIRYLKTAYLVHKGFVNAVLDVDYSPIGNKFVACSYDKTIRLFNSDEPQSYDVYHTKRMQHVLCCKYTLDSKYILSGSSDMCIRIWKSCSHEPSGVLSNKEKQAINYRNKLKEKYSSLKEIKRIRQHHHVPALIKSMSDKKKIMLDAKKRKEKNRIQHSKNKDQLPIPEKKKIFVTEQ is encoded by the coding sequence ATGAAAGGCCAATCACAAAAAGCAGAAGTAAAAGTTATGCATAGAAATCCCGAggattacaaaaataacaCAATGAGGTCAAATTTTATGCATGTGAGAAACTTTGATAAAAACATCCATCTCTTTCAAAGAGAAATCGAATATAAAAGAGCTTTAAATGCAACAAAGATGGACAAAATTTTTGCTAAGCCTCTGGTTAAATGCTTAGATGGGCACGATGACTCTATTAGAAGTATTTGtgtttcaaataaaaatttaacagATTTGTATAGTGGTAGTTGTAATggatttataaatatatggaatatattcgatgaaaaattaatgcGAAAATTAAAAGCACATGAGGGTTTTGTTAGAGGCTTATGCATTAGCcatgatgaaaaatatttatttagcTGTGGtgatgataaatatataaaacaatggGTTATcgacaaaaataaaaatataaatgaattaaatgaaGATGATACAACACAACaaaatttacataatttaGATTATTTAGAAGAGGAAATTGTtcctaaaaaaatttatgtatgCAAAAGTGTACCTAATAGTATTgataaacatttttctGAATCACTAATAATTTCAGGTAGCCAAACATTAGATGTATGGGATTATTATAGAAACAATGCTATAGCTAGCTTTGATTACAATagtgaatatatatattatgtcaaatttaattattccCAAAGGAATTTAGTTGGTTTAACGTTATCAGATAATTCTATAGGCTTAGTAGATATAAAAAGCAAAACCCCTattcaaaaattatttttaaaatatcgaAGTAATTCATTAAGTTGGAATAATATGAACCCAAAACAATTTATTGTTGCAAATGAAGATTCAAATCTTTATACATTTGATATTAGGTATTTAAAAACTGCATACCTTGTTCATAAAGGTTTTGTAAATGCAGTTTTAGATGTAGATTACTCACCAATTggaaataaatttgttgCATGCTCTTATGACAAAACTATAAGATTATTTAATAGTGATGAACCTCAAAGTTATGATGTATATCATACTAAAAGAATGCAACATGTTCTATGCTGTAAATATACATTAGATtcgaaatatatattatcaggAAGCTCTGATATGTGTATACGAATATGGAAATCGTGTTCTCATGAACCTTCGGGTGTACTTTCcaataaagaaaaacaagccataaattatagaaataaattaaaagaaaaatattcatcattaaaagaaattaaaagaatCAGACAACATCATCATGTACCCGCTTTAATTAAAAGTATGTccgataaaaaaaaaattatgttggatgccaaaaaaagaaaagaaaaaaacagaATACAACACTCAAAAAACAAAGATCAATTACCTATCcccgaaaaaaaaaaaatatttgtcaCGGAGCAGTAA
- a CDS encoding DnaJ protein, putative, whose amino-acid sequence MLPLRILRKARNNNLIFKRNIFTQILRGNKNNNKVALFPWEIGNNKFSDDIPFYFRGRRNIHLSRRASNQDPYTVLGLSRNATTNEIKKQFRLLAKKYHPDINPSPDAKQKMADITAAYELLSDPKKKEFYDKTGMADDSNYSNHASSNFEGAFSGFGDASFMFTDFAEMFTNMAGNKNSSTRGEDIQTEITLKFMEAIKGCEKNIRLNVKVSCNNCNGSGKKPGTNLTICKVCNGSGVQRMERGPIIIGVPCRTCSGNGQIINNPCKHCSGSGVKFQTKNITLDIPPGIKKGMQMRIPNQGHSGYRGGKNGHLFVTINIEPHKVFKWIDDNIYVDVPLTIKQCLLGGIVNIPTLNGNMDLLIRPKTYPNSEKVLKGKGPSKVDSHTNGDLIVKFSLSIPEKLTQRQIELIEEFNRIELNLPNPQAANNSNNNDQKININNYNKNDNTNTTRNGSGSNENKYSNNYSKDIDENIPKPPKSAMYNKKISNFENKNDSNIPIPPLPPKSGASNTFNSTTGSSMNNSTIHYENTYNGDDVKKSKHYTFNNNEENNNETGRSQNKNRDSENLSESTLSSAKKWFIDKLKPTN is encoded by the coding sequence ATGTTGCCATTGAGAATTTTGAGAAAAGCGCGCaacaataatttaatttttaaacgaaatatatttacacaaATATTAAGAGgcaacaaaaataataataaagtagCATTGTTTCCATGGGAAATCGGTAACAATAAGTTCTCTGACGACAtacctttttattttcgtGGACGACGAAATATACACCTTTCAAGAAGGGCATCTAATCAAGACCCTTACACAGTACTAGGATTATCAAGAAATGCTACtacaaatgaaataaaaaaacagttTCGCTTATTAGCGAAAAAGTATCACCCTGATATTAATCCCTCTCCAGACGCCAAACAGAAAATGGCTGATATTACAGCAGcatatgaattattatctgatcctaaaaaaaaggaatttTATGATAAAACAGGAATGGCAGATGATTCAAATTACAGTAATCATGCTTCATCAAATTTTGAAGGTGCATTTTCTGGATTTGGAGATGCATCTTTCATGTTTACAGATTTTGCTGAAATGTTTACAAACATGgcaggaaataaaaatagttcaACGAGAGGGGAAGACATACAAACAGAAATAACATTAAAGTTTATGGAAGCAATAAAAGgatgtgaaaaaaatataagattAAATGTAAAGGTATCATGCAATAATTGCAATGGGTCAGGGAAAAAACCGGGTACTAATTTAACAATATGTAAAGTATGTAACGGTTCAGGGGTTCAACGAATGGAAAGAGGCCCAATAATCATCGGAGTCCCATGCCGAACCTGTTCAGGTAATGGgcaaattattaataaccCGTGTAAACATTGCTCAGGTAGTGGGGTAAAATttcaaacaaaaaatataacattagATATACCACCtggaattaaaaaaggtaTGCAAATGAGGATACCGAATCAAGGCCATTCTGGTTATAGGGGTGGAAAAAATGGTCATTTATTCGTTACTATTAATATTGAACCACATAAAGTTTTTAAATGGAttgatgataatatatatgtagatGTACCTCTAACAATTAAGCAATGTTTATTAGGAGGTATAGTAAATATACCAACACTTAATGGAAATATGGATCTTCTTATTAGACCTAAAACTTATCCTAATTCTGAAAAAGTTTTAAAGGGTAAGGGCCCATCTAAAGTCGATTCGCATACTAATGGAGATCTAATTGTTAAATTTAGTCTAAGCATCCCAGAAAAATTAACACAACGACAAATCGAGCTCATCGAAGAATTTAACAGAATAGAGCTTAATCTTCCCAACCCACAGGCCGCTAATAATTCCAACAATAATGaccaaaaaattaatataaacaattataacaaaaatgataatactAATACTACTAGAAATGGTAGTGGAAGTAATGagaataaatattcaaataattattcaaaagatattgatgaaaatattccTAAACCTCCCAAATCTGCTAtgtacaataaaaaaatctcaaattttgaaaataaaaatgattctAATATACCTATACCACCATTACCCCCCAAATCAGGTGCATCTAATACTTTCAATAGTACCACCGGATCGTCCATGAATAATTCTACTATTCattatgaaaatacatataatggGGATGATGTGAAAAAAAGCAAACATTATAcctttaataataatgaagaaaataataacgaAACTGGCCGAagccaaaataaaaacagaGATTCTGAAAATTTATCAGAATCTACTTTGTCATCTGCAAAAAAATGGTTTATTGATAAGTTGAAGCCGACGAACTAA